The segment AGAGGATGCGACAGAAGAGCAGATTGAAGCATTCAGGGAAGAGTACGGACTGAATGATCCGATGCCGGTCAGATATGTCAACTGGCTGTCAGGTGCAGTGAGAGGAAATTTTGGAGATTCCTACTATTACGATAACATGACAGTGAGCGAGCTTTTAGCGGTCAGGCTTCCGGTTACGGTTCTGCTGGCAGCAGTTTCCCTTGTGATGATTTTGGTCTGTTCTGTGCCTCTGGGGCTTCTGTGCGCCAGAGGAGCGGGAGGGGCTCTCGATCACGCGGTAAACGGAACTCTTCAGGTGGTTATGGCCGTTCCCTCCTTTTTTCTGGGAATTATCCTGACTTATGTGTGCGGTCTGATTCTCAAGTGGTTCCAGCCGGGACAGTTTGTGGCACCGTCGGAGAGCTTTTGGGGGGCAGTTTCCTATCTGGTGTTTCCGGCTGCGGCTGTGGCTCTTCCCAAAATTGCCATGGTGGTAAAGTTTCTGAGAAATTCCGTGCTGTCTGAGCTCTCCAGAGATTATGTGCGCACGGCGAGGAGCAGAGGAAACAGCAGCAGGAGGATTCTGTATGTCCACGTGCTGAAGAATGCTCTGATTCCGGTCATTACCTTCGTGGCTATGGTGGTGGCTGAGATTCTGGCAGGAAGTATCATTGTGGAGCAGGTGTTCAGCGTTCCCGGAGTAGGAAGGCTTCTGATCAGCTCCATCTCAAACAGGGACTACCCGATTGTGCAGGCGATTGTGATGTATGTGACGCTGGTGGTGGTGCTTGTGAATTTCCTGGTGGATATGATGTACCAGCTTCTGGATCCCAGAGTCAGGACATCGTAGGCAGAGCCATCTAATTTTCGTCACGGAGGAGAGAAAGCGTGAAAAAGAAACGAAACTGGAATTTAATCCTGGGGCTGTCGCTCACCTTATTTTTTCTGGCAGCCGCTATTTTAGGGCAGTTTTGGACACCCTATCCCCCTACCCAGATGGATGCCCTGCAGGTAAATATGGCGCCCTGCCTGGCTCACCCTATGGGAACGGACAACTTTGGAAGGGATATTTTAAGCCGAGTTATGTATGGCAGCGGCAATACCTTTTTTGTGGCAGTCTGTACAGTCCTCATAGGAGGGGTGCTGGGTACGGCGGCAGGAGCCCTCACCGGCTACTACGGAGGTATTCTGGATAATGCGCTGATGCGGATCAGCGATATGATTCTGAGCTTTCCCAGCGTTTTGCTGGCGCTTCTTTTTATCAGCCTGATGGGGCCTGGAAAATACAATATCATTCTGGCTCTTGGGATCCTGTTCATCCCCGTGTTTGCAAGGATTGTCAGGAGCGAGGTAATCCGCTGCAGGGAGCTTGACTTTGTAAAGAGCGCTAGGGTGATGGGCGTGGGAAATCTGAGAATTATCTTTGTCCACATTCTCCCCAATGCGTCAGTCAGCATCCTTACCACAGCAGCTATATCCTTTAATAATGCCGTTCTCTCTGAAGCAGGCATGAGCTATCTGGGGCTGGGTGTACAGCCGCCGGAGCCGAGCCTTGGCAGAATGCTCTCAGAGGCTCAGTCCTATCTGTTTGGAACCCCCTGGTATGCCATTTTCCCGGGTGTTGTGATTATTCTTATCATCCTCGGCTTTTCCATGACAGGGGAAGGACTCAGGCAGCTTCAGCAGTAGGAGATACAGGAAGCGATGCAGTCAGACGGGAAGGGCAGTTTGGAAAAAGGCAATGAAGGGCTGCCTCCGGTAACAGCAAAAATGCAGTTTAAAAAAGCAGGTATGAACATGACAGAGTACAGAAAGACACAGACCAAAGCAGGCGGGAAGGACGGAAGCGAAAAGCAGATTCTCGCTATGGTGAGGGATCTGTCAGTGGAATTTAATGACAACGGGCCGGAAACGGAGGTTGTGAAAGGAATCAGCTTCCCCATCTATGAGGGGGAGATACTGGGAGTGGTGGGAGAGAGCGGATCCGGAAAATCCATGACAGCGCTTGCCATGATGGGACTTCTGCCGGAGCGCGCGAAGGCAGAGAGAGGAAGCATAGAATTTTCCCAAAAGGACGGGGAGACGGTGGATCTGCTCAAGCTGTCCCCAAAAGAGATGCAGAAGGTACAGGGCCGTGAAATTTCTATGGTGTTTCAGGAGCCGATGACCTCCTTAAATCCCGTCATGAAAATCGGAAGGCAGGTGGGGGAGAACCTGGAGCTGCATACAGAGCTTACAAGAGAGGAGATCCGGGAGAGGTCTGCCCAGGCTCTGGAGCAGGTAGGCCTCTCAGAGCCAGAGGAGCTTTTGGAACGGTATCCCCATGAGCTGTCGGGAGGAATGCGCCAGAGGGTTATGATTGCCCAGGCGATGATTGCCGCTCCCAGACTATTGATTGCAGATGAACCTACTACTGCTCTGGATGTTATTGTGCAGGCGCAGATTCTGAAACTGCTGCGCAGAATTCATGAGGAACAGAACACATCCATTCTCTTTATTTCCCATGATTTGAATGTAATCAGGGAGATCTGCGACCGTGTTCTCGTCATTTACAAAGGAGTGATAGTGGAGGAGGGGGAGGTCAGCCAGGTGCTGAACCACCCTCAGCATGAATACACGAAACGCCTGGTGGCCTCTATCCCGCAGGCGGCCAGAGATACAGAAAGCGGGAAGGAGATTCTGAATATCTCCCATCTGGACGTATTCTACAGGGAAGGGGGAGGGATTTTTAAGAAGCCTTCCAAAAAGCATGTCCTCTGCGATGTCAATCTCACGGTGAAGGAGGGGGAGATACTGGGAATTGTCGGAGAGAGCGGCTGCGGAAAATCCACTCTCTCAAAGACGATAGTCGGCCTCAACAGGGATTACTCCGGCGAGATTCATACAGAGGGGGAACTGCACCCGCAGATGGTATTTCAGGATCCGTTCGGCTCCCTGAATCCTGCCAGGAAAATCGGGTGGATTCTCGAGGAGCCTCTGCGTCTCAGGGGAATCCGCGACAGGAGCGAGAGGCGCAGGCTGGCTGAGGAAATGCTTGTAAAAATAGGGCTTGACGAGTCGTTCTACAGCAGGCGCCCCAGAGAGCTTTCGGGAGGTCAGAGACAGAGAATCAGCATCGGAGCGGCTCTGCTGGCCGATTCCAGGCTGCTGGTAGCCGACGAGCCGGTGTCTGCCCTGGATGTAACAGTTCAGTCTCAGATTCTGAAACTGCTGCTGGATATTCACCAGGAGAGGAAAAATACTCTTCTGTTTGTGAGCCATGATCTGAACATTGTGCGCCGGATCTGCCACAGAGTAGCTGTCTTGTATCTGGGAGAGGTTGTAGAATCTGGGGATGTAGAGGAAA is part of the Clostridium sp. M62/1 genome and harbors:
- a CDS encoding ABC transporter ATP-binding protein, producing MTEYRKTQTKAGGKDGSEKQILAMVRDLSVEFNDNGPETEVVKGISFPIYEGEILGVVGESGSGKSMTALAMMGLLPERAKAERGSIEFSQKDGETVDLLKLSPKEMQKVQGREISMVFQEPMTSLNPVMKIGRQVGENLELHTELTREEIRERSAQALEQVGLSEPEELLERYPHELSGGMRQRVMIAQAMIAAPRLLIADEPTTALDVIVQAQILKLLRRIHEEQNTSILFISHDLNVIREICDRVLVIYKGVIVEEGEVSQVLNHPQHEYTKRLVASIPQAARDTESGKEILNISHLDVFYREGGGIFKKPSKKHVLCDVNLTVKEGEILGIVGESGCGKSTLSKTIVGLNRDYSGEIHTEGELHPQMVFQDPFGSLNPARKIGWILEEPLRLRGIRDRSERRRLAEEMLVKIGLDESFYSRRPRELSGGQRQRISIGAALLADSRLLVADEPVSALDVTVQSQILKLLLDIHQERKNTLLFVSHDLNIVRRICHRVAVLYLGEVVESGDVEEIYRNPCHPYTRLLLESSLGGEKEKDRKEMHLSSDIGETFGRESAGCPFFPRCPKRTKQCESARPEVIRLEDAHEVKCFLFAEEKTSPEQERGEA
- a CDS encoding ABC transporter permease, which gives rise to MKKKRNWNLILGLSLTLFFLAAAILGQFWTPYPPTQMDALQVNMAPCLAHPMGTDNFGRDILSRVMYGSGNTFFVAVCTVLIGGVLGTAAGALTGYYGGILDNALMRISDMILSFPSVLLALLFISLMGPGKYNIILALGILFIPVFARIVRSEVIRCRELDFVKSARVMGVGNLRIIFVHILPNASVSILTTAAISFNNAVLSEAGMSYLGLGVQPPEPSLGRMLSEAQSYLFGTPWYAIFPGVVIILIILGFSMTGEGLRQLQQ
- a CDS encoding ABC transporter permease — protein: MKYFFKKLVTLIITLLLISLLTFTAFSVIPGDAALTRLGEDATEEQIEAFREEYGLNDPMPVRYVNWLSGAVRGNFGDSYYYDNMTVSELLAVRLPVTVLLAAVSLVMILVCSVPLGLLCARGAGGALDHAVNGTLQVVMAVPSFFLGIILTYVCGLILKWFQPGQFVAPSESFWGAVSYLVFPAAAVALPKIAMVVKFLRNSVLSELSRDYVRTARSRGNSSRRILYVHVLKNALIPVITFVAMVVAEILAGSIIVEQVFSVPGVGRLLISSISNRDYPIVQAIVMYVTLVVVLVNFLVDMMYQLLDPRVRTS